The Cryptococcus deuterogattii R265 chromosome 4, complete sequence genome segment TTGGTAAAATAGACGAATAGTTAACCATTCCTTGAAACAACAAAGCTAGGGGTTAACTGTTCACCACAACAATAGCTGCTGCAAGTCCTGTATAACAGTTCCTGTCCCTTGCCGGATCCAGCAGAATCACAATAATGCTATAGCAGGCCATGATCGGTCATGCATTTAAAAAAAATTGTCTTGGGATATGGATCAGTCAGCACCGCAGACGGCTTCTCCCACAGCTGTGTTGAGGATCAAAGCTACAATAAGACCATAAAGACCCTGGGTGATCATTAACAAGTGAAGTAGTATTGAAAGCTAAGTACTTACGATAACTTCGGCAAAAATAAGGATGAGAACCATTGAAACAAACACCCTTGACTCATAAACATATGCGCGCACACACTATTGCCCATATTATCAGCTGATTTTCCAGAGACTGGGTAAACAGTACGACGCACAGCATCCCCGACAATCCCTATAGCATATCCTGCCGCCAGCCCAGTGAAACCACATGCTGTGATCATTCAGCCAATTGCCTCTGTTGAAGGGGCTCTTTCTCACAACCCCGGTGAAAGACTTACCCAATCCAGCAGCAAGATGGACAAATCCGGCGAACAAAGAGTAAGGTTCAGAAGGGGAGACTACCAGAACATCGTCAGATACGTAACGGTCTATACGAGGACAAAGGAATGATGTACTGTTACCGGCAATGAGTACTGACACAACAAGGCCATAGACCGCGATAACTATCGACATGGGACATGTTAGTGGGAATGCATAGATAGCTATGGGCGTGATGCAAGTGTTGGGACATACTACCGGACATCTACGTTTTGGAGGTCAGAATGATGTACTCAGATACATGTGGCTTCGGTGGACTTACAACGACAGGGATTAATGACTGCCATAGTGTCGAGGATCGAATCAATAAGTTTCAAGTCATAACCATATACGATAGCCAGTACAGTACACACCTTCATGATAAGATCGGGTCTAATATTCAACAATCAGCATTGCGGGAATATTCTCAATTCGTTGTTTCGGGTACTGACCTGAAAGTACCCAAACCTGCAATTCCTATGCCCGCCTTAGAAGTGCCGTAAGCTGCTCCGACTGTAGAAAACACCATCTGCAGCGTGCTGTCAGCATTCGTTaattggaagagggaaatggGCGTACTGCGCTTGTGACGCCTGCGAAGCTGTTGTCTGTTAGCTTAAGATCGAACCGATATCTTTAGCTGTACACATACCCGAAGAATGGAGCCCATGGGGGGCATAATTCAGACATCGTAATAGTTGTTGTAGAtgtgatggagatggacCAGTTGATTAACTGAGTAGCAAGTGAAGCTCGCCGAAGTTACCACAGCGGAATCAGATTCACGTATTATTATTAGGGAAGGGtaataatgatgatgatgggatCCATTATCCCTTATGGAATCACGTGACGGCTACCCTTCTGCAGCGGCGGcaaccaccaccaccacgaCGGAAGCAATTCCACGTCAGAGCTCGTTCGCGCtgcctctcctcctcgcgATCTTTGTTGCTCCTTCCACTCAGTTCCATATTTCCATTTCGATTCCATAACAAAACAACATTCTTCTACAAAATGCAGGGAAGACTTCCACAGATGGTGAGTCCATCAGAATgtttccatttccccctCATGCTCACGTCTTGCAGCAACCCACAGTTGTCCTCCTGCGCGGTATGTCcagctttttcttcatcatcgcgCGTCTTCACCAGCTCTCCGATTATGATCTTGTGAATGGCAGCTAACTATCAGCGCTCTACTTTAATAGAGGGCACCGACACCTCCCAGGGTACCCCGCAACTTCTTTCCAACATTTCTGCTTGCTTGGCTGTCGCCCAGACTATTGCTACAACGCTAGGACCACGAGGAATGGACAAGCTCATCGTAGATGACAGAGGTCTGGCTACTATCTCTAGTAAGTATGGTATCGCATTTCTAGCAGCCAAGTTACTAAAGCCAAGTGAACTTGCCAGATGACGGTGCGACCATTTTGAAGCTTTTGGATGTTGTTCATCCAGCTGCGAGAACTTTGGTAGACATAGCAAGAGCTCAGGATGCCGAGGTTGGAGATGGCACCACAAGTGTTACTTTACTGTGAGGCTTTCTCTACGTACATTGCATAGCCTTGCTGATTATGAGCCAGTGCTGCGGAGATCTTGAAAGAAGTTCGATCCTTCATCGAAGAAGGGGTCTCTCCTCATGTGATCATCAAGGGACTTCGAGAGGCAAGAACTTTGGTGTGTCCAAGTCAAATGTAATCTTCTTTGTGCGTGCTGATCTATCACATAGGCTATACAAAAAATCAACGAGATTGCTGTGACAATAGACAAGTCTGACCCGGCGTACGTCCCGATCTATCCCGTTCAATTTTCCACCTAACGAGATTTTAGCAAATTCCGCGACCTTCTCATGCAATGTGCCGCCACTTCTATGTCTTCCAAACTCATCCACTCTCAAactccctttttctccaacATGGTTGTCGACGCcgttctttctcttgaCCAAAATGATCTTGACGAGTCTCTCATCGGCATCAAGAAGGTTCCTGGTGGCGGTATGCAAGACTCCAAACTGATTAAGGGTGTCGCTTTCAAAAAGACCTTTTCTTATGCTGGTTTTGAACAACAGCCCAAGAGCTTCAAGGACCCCAAGGTGCTTTGTCTGAATGTGGAGCTCGAGCTCAAGGCCGAGAAAGACAACGCTGAAGTGCGAGTGAGCGAAGTTTCCGAGTATCAGGCAATTGTCGATGCCGAATGGAGCATCATTTACCGCAAACTCGAAGCTATCGTCGCTACTGGGGCCAAGGTCGTATTGTCCAAGCTTCCTATCGGAGACTTGGCCACTCAGTACTTTGCCGACCGGGACATCTTCTGTGCTGGTCGAGTTGCCGATGGTGATCTCAAGCGTGTGGTCCAAGCTGTCGGCGGATCCATTCAGTCTACATGCTCCGACATTGAACCTCACCACTTGGGTCAATGTGGCAGTTTTGAGGAGAGACAAATTGGTGGTGAAAGGTTCAACTTGTTCGAAGATTGCCCCCAGGCCAAGACATGTACTTTGATTTTAAGGGGCGGTGCGGAGCAATTCATTGCTGAGGTGGAAAGAAGTCTGCACGACTCTATTATGATTGTTAAGAGAGCAATCAAGAACAATTCCATTGTGGCCGGTGGTGGTGCCTGCGAGGTAAGCAATATTTTTCCACTATGTCAATCTAGGTTCTAATATGGTTCATCCAGATGGAGATATCAAAATATCTTCGAGCTCATTCTCGAACCATTATGGGTAAAGCCCAACTAATTGTGGGTGCTGTTGCAAAGGCACTGGAAATCATTCCTCGCCAGATCTGCGACAATGCCGGTCTTGATGCTACGGATATCCTCAATAAGCTCCGTATGCGCCATGCTCAAGGAGAAACTTGGGTCGGTATCGACATCGACGGAGAGGGTGTGCAGGATAACATGAAAGAGTTTGTATGGGAACCCGCTTTGGTGAAAACGAATGCCTTGAGTAGTGCAATCGATGCGGCTTGCTTGATATTGAGTGTCGATGAGACGGTTAGAAACCCCCAAAGCGAACAGCCTCAGGCGGGACCTCCTATGCCAAGAGGAGCTGCGCAGCAGGCATTGAGGGGCAGGGGTAGGGGTATGCCTCGAAGATGATTGTAGAGTCGCGACAGTAGAGATAAACTAGCAGTGTTTATGCATACAGGGCATACGATAATCACAACCGTTTTTTCTTCGCATTGGTTGGGTTTTAGTATTGTCGACTCGTGATGACCCTACCCCCGCGCTTAGCGATCTTATCGATTTCATCTATATGGATGACGCCGACCCTTAATAGCGTACGTAAGTATAATGAGAACGGCTGGAAAGGAGTCTGACTTACTCTGCTTTGCTCACATCGTACTCAGTCAGTCCTTTGTGATGTACATGCGTTCTGCTTTTCTAGCAAATAATAAATATGAACAGTTGTGCCGGATGGCAATATGCTGGGCGGTgagggaaaaggacaaCGGACGCTTGAATGGGATGAAAATAATCTTGAATATTTACTATGTATATAAACTAAATGAGAATCCTGATCATCTCGGATCTCAAAGTACCACCGAAGTTTCGATCGGTGTGACGCTGTCATTATCGCCAGCGGTCTTTTTGTCAGTTTCCTCGGTAGGGTTAACCAATGGACAGTGTTCAGGCGTGACAGCTTCgttctcatcttctgtcGGTGATTCAGTAGCACccgaaagaagagaagcaaTCGAGTTGGCAGGCGACATTGCTGATCGATCGCCATGTGCCTTTTCATCCTGAGTAAGCTCTTCGAGAGTAACAATGGCGGCGCCATCCCTTAGAAGGATCAATTCAGCCTTGGCTCGCAAGCTATCACGGTGATCATTTTCACAAGCAGGCGATGGGTTGTCCCAAAGACGAGCGTAGCGAGCGTCTCCGAGAGAGCCGAAACCAACATCAGAAAGCCAGTCCCGAACCTTTCCATCCAACCCGAGCTCCTCAGGTAGGGCTTGAAGGTCGGGAATGATAGCAGCCGGAATTgaagtgaaggagatggcggCTGGAAGGTCGACAAGGGAATGACGGGTggcagaagggaaagacGAGTTAATGGCTTTGATGAAATGGCTAACGATGGACATAATACAAGCAGGACTGTAGCGACCTGTTCCTTTGTTAGTGAAGAGTCGTACATGACACGCAATGTAGCTAACCATCAAGCCTCCACTTGAGTTCTTGCACTGGCCATTCCCCGAAAGCATATTCGAATCTTGGTTTTAATGTATACTGCgcttgcttcttcctttcctctctcgcTTTGAGTCGATCGTCGTCAACTGTTTTTGGCTTGATGGTGCTTAAAGCAGAAAGGCCAGATATGAAAGGAGCTGGGTGATGCTTAGATGAGGCATCTTGGAG includes the following:
- a CDS encoding V-type proton ATPase proteolipid subunit 2; this translates as MSELCPPWAPFFGFAGVTSAMVFSTVGAAYGTSKAGIGIAGLGTFRPDLIMKSLIPVVMSGILIAGNISPSEPYSLFAGFVHLAAGLACGFTGLAAGYAIGIVGDACVRAYVYESRVFVSMVLILIFAEVIGLYGLIVALILNTAVGEAVCGAD
- a CDS encoding T-complex protein 1 eta subunit — translated: MQGRLPQMQPTVVLLREGTDTSQGTPQLLSNISACLAVAQTIATTLGPRGMDKLIVDDRGLATISNDGATILKLLDVVHPAARTLVDIARAQDAEVGDGTTSVTLLAAEILKEVRSFIEEGVSPHVIIKGLREARTLAIQKINEIAVTIDKSDPAKFRDLLMQCAATSMSSKLIHSQTPFFSNMVVDAVLSLDQNDLDESLIGIKKVPGGGMQDSKLIKGVAFKKTFSYAGFEQQPKSFKDPKVLCLNVELELKAEKDNAEVRVSEVSEYQAIVDAEWSIIYRKLEAIVATGAKVVLSKLPIGDLATQYFADRDIFCAGRVADGDLKRVVQAVGGSIQSTCSDIEPHHLGQCGSFEERQIGGERFNLFEDCPQAKTCTLILRGGAEQFIAEVERSLHDSIMIVKRAIKNNSIVAGGGACEMEISKYLRAHSRTIMGKAQLIVGAVAKALEIIPRQICDNAGLDATDILNKLRMRHAQGETWVGIDIDGEGVQDNMKEFVWEPALVKTNALSSAIDAACLILSVDETVRNPQSEQPQAGPPMPRGAAQQALRGRGRGMPRR